Proteins encoded in a region of the Candidatus Alcyoniella australis genome:
- a CDS encoding PAS domain S-box protein, whose product MSKQDRDELLKRIAQLEDEKKLLEQLCEESAQRFSQQQRIIDTVLQSIPNPLMIIDVEQYTVVGANPAANCEVNSRLKTCFNICHHRDEPCGLGGENCPVDMVKQSGEPVVVEHEHYTSQGERREAEIHVFPIKDDQGRVVQVIQYCLDITASKTARLEAEQARAFLMEVINAAPSTIYVKDQDGRYLLVNREMAKLFGMTSEVMTGMTDASFANLSNNSLEQAEKFRADDLEVIQSKQPKFVAEESFTRPDGVVRHFQTYKIPIMLDQNPDCVLGISTDITEHKQAQVEATEGQRRFKGLFDNLNSSVLIYEAVDEGRNFVIRDINQAGLEVSNKSLDQIVDKLVSDVYPGLEASGLVDLFRKVWLSGEPMRQPLFKYEDDRLTLWVASYIYKLPSGEIVAIFDDLTERKLAEDQQRSDYVFLQTLIDTISSPIFYKDAKGIYTGCNAAFEQYIGLTREKIVGSTVYDIAPRELAEVYQRADDNLLKAGGSQQYEAQVRYADGTLHDVIFNKAVFKRAEGEPDGIIGVIIDITERKLAEERLRQGEKRFRELAEMLPQIVFELDTEGRLTFVNQQMYQFTDLTPEQVERGFNGLELVVPDDIELATRILSDLLSGGHMAPQEFEIRGRNGRPLPVLAYATAVEHNGQITGLRCILLDIRDSKRQQQRLAESEERFRTLFEMAPDAYYISELDGTLIDGNLAAEKLIGYPREQLIGSNFLELGLLASEDIPCAAELLYKNNQGLGTGPDELTLKSGDGRRLTVEIHTRPAKIGERTLVLGLARDITARKLIEQQMQQQQKMESIGTLASGVAHEINNPLHVIVNYSELIAERKCVDPERTAEYARIVVQECDRAARIVQGLMRFARQQPEEITPTPIAELVEQTACLFRGMLKNDQIDLELDVPDGLPLVPCRTQQIQQALLGLVNNARDSLNAKYGDQTEVKRVSVSVRPLERDGASWVRIAVRDNGEGVDPSLSERIFEPFFTSRDRSSSSGLGLAVGYNIMQDHGGELSFDSEPGVYAEFRLDLKAQ is encoded by the coding sequence ATGAGTAAACAGGACCGGGACGAGCTGCTTAAACGGATCGCACAGCTCGAGGATGAAAAGAAGCTGTTGGAGCAACTGTGCGAGGAGAGCGCACAAAGATTTTCGCAACAGCAGCGTATCATCGACACGGTCCTGCAATCGATCCCCAATCCGCTGATGATCATCGACGTCGAGCAATACACGGTGGTCGGCGCCAACCCCGCGGCCAACTGCGAGGTCAACAGCCGCCTTAAGACCTGCTTCAACATCTGCCATCACCGCGACGAGCCCTGCGGTCTGGGAGGCGAGAACTGTCCGGTCGATATGGTCAAACAAAGCGGCGAGCCGGTGGTGGTCGAACACGAGCACTACACATCGCAAGGAGAGCGGCGCGAGGCCGAGATCCACGTCTTTCCGATCAAGGACGATCAGGGGCGGGTAGTCCAGGTGATCCAATACTGCCTGGACATCACGGCCAGCAAGACCGCCCGGCTGGAGGCCGAGCAGGCCCGCGCCTTTCTGATGGAAGTGATCAACGCCGCGCCCTCGACGATCTACGTCAAGGACCAGGACGGGCGCTATCTGCTGGTTAACAGGGAGATGGCCAAGCTATTTGGTATGACCTCGGAGGTAATGACCGGCATGACCGACGCCTCCTTTGCCAACCTGTCGAACAACAGCCTGGAACAGGCCGAGAAGTTCCGCGCCGACGACCTGGAGGTGATCCAGAGCAAGCAGCCGAAGTTTGTGGCGGAGGAATCGTTCACCAGGCCCGACGGCGTAGTCCGTCACTTCCAGACCTACAAGATCCCGATCATGCTCGACCAAAATCCCGACTGCGTACTCGGGATTTCCACCGACATCACCGAACACAAGCAGGCGCAGGTAGAGGCGACCGAGGGCCAGCGGCGCTTTAAGGGCCTGTTCGACAACCTGAACAGCTCGGTATTGATTTACGAGGCCGTGGACGAGGGGCGGAACTTCGTGATCCGCGACATCAACCAGGCAGGACTCGAGGTCAGCAACAAATCGCTGGACCAAATCGTGGACAAGTTGGTCTCCGATGTCTACCCCGGACTCGAGGCCTCGGGGCTGGTCGATTTGTTCCGCAAGGTCTGGCTTAGCGGCGAACCGATGCGTCAGCCGCTGTTCAAATACGAGGACGACCGGCTCACACTCTGGGTCGCCAGCTACATCTACAAGCTCCCCTCGGGCGAAATAGTGGCGATCTTCGACGATCTGACCGAGCGCAAGCTGGCAGAGGACCAGCAGCGCAGCGACTACGTTTTCTTGCAGACCCTGATCGACACCATCTCCAGCCCGATCTTCTACAAGGACGCCAAGGGGATCTATACCGGCTGCAACGCTGCTTTCGAGCAATACATCGGCCTGACCAGGGAAAAAATCGTCGGCTCCACGGTTTACGACATCGCGCCGCGCGAGCTGGCCGAGGTCTACCAGCGGGCGGACGACAACCTGCTCAAGGCGGGCGGCTCTCAGCAATACGAGGCCCAGGTGCGCTACGCCGACGGGACGCTGCACGATGTGATCTTCAACAAGGCGGTGTTCAAACGCGCCGAGGGCGAGCCGGACGGTATCATCGGCGTGATCATCGACATCACCGAGCGTAAGTTGGCCGAGGAACGTCTGCGACAGGGGGAAAAACGCTTTCGCGAGCTGGCCGAGATGCTGCCCCAGATTGTGTTCGAGCTTGATACCGAGGGTCGGCTAACCTTCGTCAATCAACAGATGTATCAGTTCACCGATCTGACCCCGGAACAGGTCGAGCGCGGATTCAACGGGCTGGAGCTGGTCGTCCCTGATGACATCGAACTGGCGACCCGGATTTTGAGTGATCTGTTGTCCGGCGGACACATGGCGCCCCAGGAGTTCGAAATCCGGGGCCGCAACGGCCGCCCGCTCCCGGTGCTGGCTTACGCCACGGCGGTCGAGCACAACGGCCAAATCACCGGCCTACGCTGCATCCTGCTCGACATCAGGGATAGCAAGCGGCAGCAGCAACGGCTGGCCGAGTCGGAGGAGCGCTTCCGCACGCTGTTCGAGATGGCCCCCGACGCTTACTACATCAGCGAGCTCGACGGCACGCTGATCGACGGCAACCTCGCCGCTGAAAAGCTGATCGGCTACCCCCGCGAACAACTGATCGGCTCGAATTTCCTCGAGCTCGGCCTGCTCGCATCGGAGGACATTCCGTGCGCCGCAGAACTGCTATACAAAAACAACCAGGGCCTGGGCACCGGACCGGACGAGCTGACGCTCAAATCCGGCGACGGCAGACGCCTCACCGTCGAGATCCACACCCGCCCGGCCAAAATCGGCGAGCGCACGCTGGTCTTGGGATTAGCCCGCGACATAACGGCGCGCAAGCTGATCGAGCAGCAGATGCAGCAACAGCAGAAGATGGAATCGATCGGCACTCTGGCCAGCGGCGTGGCCCATGAGATCAACAACCCGCTGCACGTGATCGTCAATTACAGCGAGCTGATCGCCGAGCGCAAATGCGTGGACCCCGAACGCACCGCTGAATACGCCCGAATCGTAGTCCAGGAATGCGACCGGGCGGCGCGGATCGTCCAGGGGCTGATGCGCTTCGCCCGCCAGCAGCCTGAGGAGATCACCCCGACGCCGATCGCCGAGTTGGTCGAACAGACCGCGTGCCTGTTCCGCGGCATGCTGAAAAACGATCAAATCGACTTGGAGCTCGACGTGCCCGACGGTTTGCCGTTGGTCCCCTGCCGAACGCAACAAATTCAGCAGGCGCTGCTGGGCTTGGTCAACAACGCCCGCGATTCGCTCAACGCCAAATACGGGGATCAGACCGAGGTCAAACGTGTGAGCGTCAGCGTGCGGCCACTGGAGCGCGACGGCGCGAGCTGGGTGCGCATCGCGGTGCGCGACAACGGCGAGGGGGTCGATCCGAGTCTGAGCGAGCGGATCTTCGAACCGTTCTTCACTTCCCGCGATCGCAGCAGCAGTTCCGGTTTGGGGTTGGCCGTGGGATACAACATCATGCAAGACCACGGCGGCGAACTGTCCTTTGACAGCGAGCCGGGCGTCTACGCCGAGTTCCGCCTCGACCTTAAGGCTCAGTAA